One part of the Capricornis sumatraensis isolate serow.1 chromosome 13, serow.2, whole genome shotgun sequence genome encodes these proteins:
- the DYNLT1 gene encoding dynein light chain Tctex-type 1 isoform X2, whose protein sequence is MEDYQAAEEAIESAIGGNAYQHSKVNQWTTNVVEQTLSQLTKLGKPFKYIVTCVIMQKNGAGLHTASSCFWDSSTDGSCTVRWENKTMYCIVSAFGLSI, encoded by the exons ATGGAAGACTACCAGGCCGCCGAGGAG GCCATAGAAAGTGCCATCGGTGGCAACGCCTATCAGCACAGCAAAGTCAATCAGTGGACCACAAACGTAGTGGAACAGACCTTAAGCCAGCTCACCAAGCTGGGGAAGCCATTTAAGTACATCG TGACCTGTGTGATCATGCAGAAGAACGGAGCGGGCCTGCACACGGCAAGCTCATGCTTCTGGGACAGCTCCACCGACG GGAGCTGCACCGTGCGCTGGGAGAACAAGACCATGTACTGCATCGTCAGCGCCTTCGGACTGTCCATCTga
- the DYNLT1 gene encoding dynein light chain Tctex-type 1 isoform X1, whose translation MEDYQAAEETAFVVDEVSNIVKEAIESAIGGNAYQHSKVNQWTTNVVEQTLSQLTKLGKPFKYIVTCVIMQKNGAGLHTASSCFWDSSTDGSCTVRWENKTMYCIVSAFGLSI comes from the exons ATGGAAGACTACCAGGCCGCCGAGGAG ACTGCTTTTGTTGTTGATGAAGTGAGCAACATCGTAAAGGAG GCCATAGAAAGTGCCATCGGTGGCAACGCCTATCAGCACAGCAAAGTCAATCAGTGGACCACAAACGTAGTGGAACAGACCTTAAGCCAGCTCACCAAGCTGGGGAAGCCATTTAAGTACATCG TGACCTGTGTGATCATGCAGAAGAACGGAGCGGGCCTGCACACGGCAAGCTCATGCTTCTGGGACAGCTCCACCGACG GGAGCTGCACCGTGCGCTGGGAGAACAAGACCATGTACTGCATCGTCAGCGCCTTCGGACTGTCCATCTga